The Triticum aestivum cultivar Chinese Spring chromosome 4B, IWGSC CS RefSeq v2.1, whole genome shotgun sequence sequence TACAACTAAACCATGAGCATTTACAAAACATCACAAATACGGTCCTCGTCTACGTGACCCTCCTTGGAATCCAGAGAAGACGCTCCTCAGGCATCACAGACGTGAATCTAATCGCAAGCCTCGGAAAGGAGGCACACATCTATTGAAGTGGTCATTCCCTCATTAAAAGCAGGAGCCTCACCACGCGAGCCCGTAAAGGCCCCTTCCACTCGGCTGCTTTGATTGACGGATAAGAGGCGGCCAGGTTTCACAGGTAAGGTGaaggtgttcgcacacgaacatgtcaccgtgtaccctcgaagCCGGGGGTGACGCACTGCAGCTCACATCAGAGGAGACCGGCTGGAAGCATGGTACGCAAGAAATCCGGCGGGTGCTTTCGTAGACCCAAAACCCTagacacccgggagggaccccatcagggcACGCAGCGGCTATGGGCTTCCCTAGGTCGGCCTAGCCGCCCCTAGGACCTCGTGGATTCGCTGCCTCCAATCTTGAAGAATGATGAAGAACGAGAAGAAGATACAAGGGAGAGGGTTAAAAAGTatatgaacacgaaaaagtagtagattgatttgtttgattgtgtgttCTTCCAATCGGTTGtcaccccaacatatataagaggcggctggacttcccatacaagaaaaggactccaaatcacgtccaaatctttccaaaattaaccGAACTTGGATTTAAACAAGTTTGAGACAACAGTTTGATTTTTTGGTCTCACGGGCCACAAACGATGTCAAATAAAGATGCGCCAAAAAGAAAATTTAACCGTTTCAATGAGACAAACAACTCTCCTAttgatcactttttcaaaaaaGGCAATCTTCAATACCCTAGTGGGACATCTTTCATTCAAAGTCACTCATGCAGTTTTCTTGGTTGTCCAAGAACCTTCAATGCTGTATACCATCTCatatgatgatgactccaaaagtaAAGTTCACCTTTTCGACgatacgcacaactttcatgtagaaGACTTTTTCATCCGTGGACATCTAGAAAATCTTTTCAGACCATCTTTAGCTTCTGATTGGATTGACCTTGACAATTTCCGCTTGTCCGGCAAGATTTCCACGCCGGCAAGCTTTTCGCTCGGCCGGCAAGCTTTTGCGCTGGAAAGCATTACATGCCGGCAAGATTTCCGCGCCGGCAAGCTTTTCACTTGGCAGACAAGCTTTCAACGCCGACAAGCTTTGCACTCGCGCTAATTTTTCACGCCGACAAGCTATTCACTCGGCCGGCGAGCTTTTGCGCCGGAAAGCCTTCCACGCCGGCAAGCTTTTCACTTGGCAGACAAGCTTTTTACGCCGACAAGCTTTCCACACGGGCAAAATTTTCATGCCGGCAAGCTTTTCACTCGGCCGACAAGCTTTTCACGCGGCTGACAAGCTTTTCGCTGGCAAGCTTCATTCGGCCGGCAAAGGGCAAATAGCTCATGCGACGCATGAGACACCACCTAGGTGGGTGTCTGGTCCCTTGCGTCACTTTTTCACTCAGCAGCCATCCGCAAAGTGTTGtgtctaacttttgcatacaaagtTGGATTGGCAGGATTTTCCGGTCCGGTCGTGTTATTTCTTGGATAGCGTTTGTTCATTCTGGGTCGACTCTGTTTTTTCCGTCGTCGCAATTTTCCTGGACAGAACAGAGTCTGCAACTGTAAGAAACGATGATGTCGTCACTGCTGTGAAAGAAATTCCGTTGGTTGGTATTTATGCAATGTCTGCTTGGTTGCTTCCTCCCGATGGTAccaaaaatgtgtgtgtgtgtgtgtgtgtgtgtgtgtgtgtgtgtgtgtgttgctgacGTTGAAATACAGGAAAATCATGCGTCGCTACAACACCTGTCTAACGGCTGTGATCTAGTTCAACTATCTTCTGTTGCAACAACGGAATGAGCAACGTGACGGCCGCCatagtattattattattactacgtTTTCATGTCCAAACGTTGGTGTATGACAACACTCGTGACAGGACAAATGCTTCGCTCAAGCCTCTCGCGCTTGTGATTTTGCTGACATTTTCATGTCCTTTTGATAACTTGCACCTTCACCATGCATGCACAAATGTTTAGAGTTGAGACATTctaaacataggtggcttcggtcAGGAAGAGGATGCACCTCCGACGATGACGGCGAGCCGCAGATGCATGCACGGACAAGCTCACCACCGACATCGCCGGATCATCCTCCCCCCGTTTGCTGCCCCCTCTTCTGGTCTGCCCTATAAAAGCAGGGCAGCAAGCAAGAAGAGGCACAGCGGCAACAAGGAACAGTTCAAGAGAAGAGAAGAtggcttcttcttcctcgtcggtgCTGCTGGTTGCGGCGGTGGTGGCCGCTGTGGTGTGCGGCGCGCACGGCATCCCCAAGGTTCCCCCTGGCCCCAACATCACGGCGTCGCCTGCGAGCTACGGCAACAAGTGGCTGGACGCCAAGACCACGTGGTACGGCAAGCCGACGGGCGCCGGGCCCAAGGACAACGGCGGCGCCTGCGGGTACAAGGAGGTGGACAAGGCCCCCTTCCACGGCATGACCTCCTGCGGCAACATCCCCATCTTCAAGGATGGCCGCGGCTGCGGCTCCTGCTTTGAGCTCAAGTGCACCAAGCCCGAGGCCTGCTCCGGCGAGCCCACCATGGTCACTATCACCGACAAGAACGAGGAGCCCATCGCCCCCTACCACTTCGACCTCTCCGGCCACGCCTTCGGCTCCATGGCCAAGAAGGGCGAGGagcagaagctgcgcgacgccggcgaggtggagaTCAAGTTCCGGCGCGTCAAGTGCAAGTACCCGCCGGGCACCAAGGTCAACTTCCACGTGGAGAAGTCCTCCAACGAAAACTACCTGGCCCTGGTGATCAAGTTCCTCCAAGGCGACGGCGACGTGGTGGGCGTAGACATCAAGCAGAAGGGCGAGGACAAGTGGACCGAGCTCAACGAGTCGTGGGGAGCCGTGTGGAGGATCGACACCCCCCACAAGCTCATCGGCCCCTTCTCCGTCCGCTACACCACCGAGGGCGGCACCAAGACCGTCGTCGAGGACGTCATCCCCAAGGGCTGGAAGGCCGACACCTCCTACGAGGCCAAGGGCGGGtactgaagatgatgatgatgatgatgcgatcCACACCTTCCGGCAGCGtgcttaattaattaactaactccTTTTGGCTCCAGAAGAAGAATAAACCAGCCGCACATATATCATACACATATGATGCGATGAGAGCATGAGTATACTTATTCATTCATTTACTATAGGGAAAGAGCGTGGACAACTAATAATTTCTTGTTTGATGTATCTTAACTTGCTCATGATTGTAAACATGTCTTATTACCAGAAATTGATATGTACACATTAattatgttttcttttctttaaaAAATCCCATGAAAGATGGTCACAATGGGCTCGAGCTAGCccgttatttttcttcttctcttctcaaaAACTGAATTGCCACACCTAAACAACAGGGTAGCACTATAGCTCACTTGGAGACCACTTAATTAGGTCGCTGGATGGTCTCCATTTTCGCCAATGGGAATATATTAATTAATATTGCAAAGATCCCGATTACATCCAGGCTCTGCAACAATAAAATATTCTACAGACATTACAGATGCACACAACCctccaacaaaaaaagaagaagaagaagaagaagaataagaagaagaagaagaaacgaaAGATTCCGCTACGGTGATCAAAACCATGTAGCTGCAAAACAAACCATCGGGAAGGCAGCACCCGGAGTCCAAATTCGCCAAAAGTGATGCTTCCAAGAAAAAAGAAGTGCACAGGTGCTATCGGCCGCCCGATCATAGATCTCAGGTTTTCACCCTGAACAAAGTCCGCGCTCTTAAAATAATGCTTTCAACAAGGTCGTTGCCAGGCATAGCCACTTAAGGTCATACCTTGGATTTTCACCTTGAAAGATAAGACTATGTACTCCTCCTTTGTTGCTCCGCTCGCCGATGTCGCTACCAGGCACAACCACTTAAAGACAAGGATAAGTGGATCGAGCTCAAGGAGTCGTGGGGATCCGTGTGGAGGATCGACACCCCTGACAAGCTCATCGGCCCCTTCACCATCTGCTACACCACCGAGGGCGGCACCAAGACCGTCGCCGAGAATGTCATCCCCGAGGGCTGGAAGCCCGACACCTCCTACAAGACCAAGGGAGGGtattgaagatgatgatgatgatgatgatgatgcgacaCCTTCCGGCGGCCAGCTTAATTAACTCCTTCTGGCTCCAGAAGAAGAATAAACCAGCCGAACATATCATATACTAGTACAGTAGTAGTATATGATGAATGCAAGCTCCTGCACGCACcgcacatgtagttgaatcaaaaccaacgcAGCCTTCGTGATATTTATGTTCAGGGTGTTtaaatcctactcatgctcgtattCAATATTAATTATTCGCAATGCATGATTATGACCATTGTCGCTCTCTAATTAGTCatttctcaatctatttgctagccttcgcctgtactaagagcgaatactgcttgtgcattcaaAATCCCTAAACCCAAagttatttcagatgagttcaccatatctatctatatgcggtattactctgtcgttccaagtaaatttgcatgtgccaccccTAATCATTCAAATAAACATCTGTTTGTGTgcctgtaccgctcatgaagcgacgGGGGATGGTCAATATCtttcatgctaagcgggttattctcatgatgtgTGTTTATTCATTTGTCATTGCACGAAAGAGGCTGATAATTAGGATGCTTAGTCCTGTaaccaaaataaagaaaaatattatGAAACAAACTCCCCCGGAAAGTTGATTGCTTGGAGGGCACCCGtgaattcggctagccatggcttgtgtttgtatgGTTGAGGGGAGTCAACTTTACCCGTGTTTGCTCTGATATTATCTTTCTTTTTCTAATTCCCAAAACTATATGAATATAGTTGAATAAATACATCAACATATTCAAAATATTTGACTTTCATGGATATTttttaaaaatgcaaaaaaataagactattttttattatttttattattaaatTTATTATACATAAAGTAGCAGGATTCATAATGTTTCTTAGGAAAGGATTCACTTTTgctagatgtagaaagatgtgtacCTCTATGGGATGCACAAGTACAAGTCCATTTAGGTCCGGCTGTAGGCCAGCCTTCCCCACTATTCCTCGGGCGCGCTTGTGTCTCATTTATAGGACCTTCTATCTGCCGCACTCTATGGTAGACTAGAGGGGCTTCACACAGGGGAATCTTCGCATGGGCCGGCCAGAGAAGCCAAAAAAGTGGCGCATTAGTTTGGTTTGGAACTCGCGATGCACCACTAGTAAAGACAGGCACCTAGCCAATGTAGCTTGTAAACACTAGTGATGAATATGCAATGCTAACTATTTAGAACTAACTAGGTTGTTccgaatatttttatttttttcaaacattTAAGGAAAAATCCGAATACTTCTTTTAAAATTATGAAAAAAAAGTACGAAGAAGTTTCAAAAAAATGCGACCAATTTCTGTATTTGTAACCAAAATTTCAAAGTGGAAAGAATGTATGAATTTGTGAAAAACTTAGAAAATAGGAACATTTATTAAATTTTGGAGCTTTTTTACAAACATGAACAAGCTTTTAAAAGATGTGAACAATTTATGAGAGTGTGAACAAATTTAAAAACAGCAAATTTTTTGTATTTGTAAAGAAATTTTGAAAAAGACCGAACAATTTAATGAGAACATGAACATTTTGGGAAAATGGACATTTTTTGCATCCGTGAACAAACATTGGAACCACAAACAAAATTAGGAATAATTTTTGCACTTATTTTAAATATTGCAAACTTTTTTCtattttgtgaacaaaatttgcGAATATTTTTTAGTCTGTGAACATTTTTTCGATTTATGTACAAACGTATAAGACAGGAATATTTTTTGAATGCATGGACATTCTTTGAAAGGCAAATTGtttttcaaatatgtgaacattttttgtagAAAACgaaaaacattttttgaacttcTGAACAATAATTAATAACAAGAATCTTTTTCAAAAATTTAACAAATTTTGAAAtctgaagaaaaaaacaaaaaagaaaaagaaaaattactaaaaataagtaaaaaaattaattaaagaaacaacaaataaaaataacataaaaataaaataaaaaactaaaagcaaaaaagaaacagaaaaaaacagTGAAAGCTGGTTCATAACCTTTCCCAAAACCGGATACCCTAGCACGTGCGTTCTTGGGCCAGCCCATCTCGATCGCTAGGTTGCTCGCATCTGTACGAATCAGCGAGAACTTTTTTTTAACTGGAATCAGCGACAACTTGACGTAATGAGCGTCCGGTAGGAAATTCCCTCTTTATAGTGAGACATACAGCAGAGTGCCAGAGTCACCTGATAGCGAGCACGGACTGGGCTGGTCTAGAATCGCGAGAGGCAACAGGCCGCAGCCTCATACTTTTCAGTTTTTTTAGGGTTTTGTCCtcttttcaccttttcttttttatattttcaaatattCTATATATGCTAAAAAACACTTTACATAAAATACTTGAAAAAAATTtcatcaagcatttaaaaaatgttaaatctgTGTAGAAAAAACAATTTCTCATGAATACAAAAAGATATGCAAAAACATAACATAAGAAATATTAAAATAGTCGATCACGTATTTAAAAAATAAGAATAAAAATATTAACAagaatttgaaaattgttaaatgtgtatagaaaaatgttgtcacatatatgaaaaatatatacaaaacaaatacaatgtgtatgaaaaaaatgtAGATCTTGTATTGAAAaaggttaaacatgtataaaaaatatttctGGTGTATAAAAAATGTATAATGCATATGAAAAAATGTAGAAACTAAATATACATGAAAAAATGTTAATCGTGTAATTGAAAATTTTAAAACATGTATATAAAGTATTTTTCTACTTTACACGAAACAATAaacaatgtgtatggaaaaaaaGACATAAAAGTACAAGTTTTTAAAAATTGTAACCATGTATTTGGAAATATTTGGCATATATAAAAAACAATTCTAGTGAAtacaaaaaaaaattctatgtgAAAGTTGTAAACATCAAAGAATATAAGTTTTAGAAAATGTTAGACATGTATATAAACATAttccttatttatacaaaaaatatactaATTTAAatgaaaaagtagacataaaaaagtatgtttgaaaaaaaatgttaatcatatgtATAAAACTGTCCGTGCAGGTTTTAACAAATGCTTATTACCATAGCAGAAATGTTCAGCCTATATTTGAAAGACTGTTGACCACGTATTGCAATAAGTGTTCATAACATGTTTTTCAAGCAAAAATATACATCGTGTATTTGAGAAATGTACAACGTGTATCCAAAAAATGTTTCATGCATACATTGATAATGTACACTCTGCACTTGAAAAAAATAGACATGTGTTGATGATAAATGAAAAATGGAGAAAACCAACAAAGAAACATGAAGAATACAAATAAAACCAACCTATAACGTAAAAACGGGGAAGAACACAAAAGAAACCTAAAGCAAACCAAAGAAAAATtggttcagaaaagaaaagaaaagaaaaaaaactagaaaaagCCGAGAAAGAACAAAGCTATAGAAGAAAGCAAAAAACAATGAAAACCGAGAAAAAAATGGACAAATACAATTGGAAAACAAAGATAAAAAACCGGGAAAAGgtgaagaaacaaaagaaaacctagaaaaatagaagaagaaaaaatccTAAAGAAACATCGCCGACTTTATTGATTCGGAATAATGTTCATAGGTACAAGAGTTGGATCATGAGGATTAGCCAACCAAACATATCATCCCGTACATAAATTGCAAGTATACTTGGTGAGATTGTGAGCTTCAAAATTGAAGTTCCTATGTTCACAAATGAAGTTACATAATTGAAAACTACCCTTTCTTTCTGTTATTTCATGTATGATTGAGCCATGAGGACGTCCAAGCCCCTGGTCAATGTCCTTCACGGTCCCTTGGCGGCAGTCCAACGCAATACATATCATCTATAGTCCGAGATCTTCCACCAATGGGAGTGATTCGCAGCACGCATAAGCTTCAAGTATTGTGGGATCGGTAGCTCCACTAAACACCATAGAGATGATCCCAAGTATAGGCCGTTATGACCACGACAAAACGCGGATGCGACACCTCCCTGTCGGGCGACTGCTCCATAAGCATTTATTTTCATAACGTCCTCCGGTGATGGTAGCCAACGTTGGGAAGTATCAACACTTGATCGCGTCGTGACGTTGAGCTGACAGAGGGAAGCTCTCGCATCGGCGGAGCTCCAGATGGGTCGGCCCAGCCGCGCGTGAGACTACGGACTCTTTTCCTTGTTTCCTTTTATGTTTTTAATTTCGTTTTATTACTTCCATTGATACTTCCAAATGTTTTAAATAAATATATTCCGAAATACTTTAcataaaatatttgaaaaaaatgttaaccaagcatttgaaaaatattgaatgtGTATATAGAAAACAATTCACACGTGCACAAAAAAATTATACAAAAATataaaatgtgtatgaaaaaatatgatcatgtatttaaaaactgTTAAATGTTTATATAAAAAATCTTTACCATCTATTCAAAAAACTAAATCTTGCATTGTATCGGACAAAAATAATTTTTTATTAGTAAAATGTTCATGAAACAATTGAAAATGTTATGTATATAGAAAAAATGATAACCATGTATTAAAATGATGTTAATATTGCATTCAAAAAAATAATGagtgtgtatacaaaaaatgttgaccatgtgttaaCATTTTTTAATCTTCTATTTAAAAAATCTAATTAAAATGTGTGTATAGAAAAATATtaaatatgttctcaaaaaataTTAATctcatatttgaaaaatgttaatcaagcatttgcaaaATGTTGAAATGTTTATAGAAAAAATGCTAATATTGCATTTGAAAATTttaataaagcatttgaaaaatgaAAATATATACAGAAAAAATGATCACCATGTGTTCAGAATTTTTAATCTTGTATTCACAAaacttaatcaagcatttgaaagatGTTTAAatgtgtgtatagaaaaaatgttgaccatgtattaaaaacgTGTTAATAtttcatttgaaaaatgttaatcaagtatttggaaaatatttataatgtgtatagaaaaaatgttgaccatgtattcaaaaaatattaaactcgtatttgaaaaatgttaaattcatatttaaaatattttaccaTAAAAAATATAGAATGAAAATTAAATATATAAAAAAACGAAAAAGCaatgaaaaaattaaaaaagaaaacaaagaaataaGAAAGCGGAAAATAAATTTGTACCTCTATGGACCGCAGAAGTTTCATATTTGCAAATCTTTCTACATCTTTCAAATAAGTGAAAAACATTTATAGAGGTACAAATCTTTCTACATCTTTCTGCGGTCATATTTGCTAAATGTAGAAAGATTTGTACCTCTATGGACCGCAGAAGTTTCAGCCCATTTAGCCCCGGCTGCAGGCCAGCCGTCCCTACTATTCCTCGCACCAAGCGAGGCATAGGAGCAGTCCAGTCGCATGGGCTAGCTCAGTATGGGAGGCACGGTGCAGCCCCCACTCCACTCCCCCTTGATAGAATATCTGGTGCACCagtgcttgtggtgctaccggtgcacctaACTCAAGTTGCACATTTATAAATGTTCAAAAATTCTTTAAAAAGTTAGCATATTCACACAATATTAATGTAGGTTGTCACAAAAATTCAACTCAAAATTCTAAACATCTCACAAAATAAAAATGACAAATTGAACATTGAATAGTACATAACATAAGTTGAGCTTTATATTTGACCCATTATCAAAttgatgtcaaatttgtcattttcgTATCTCAAGAAAATTTTCAGATTTTGATAAGAAATTTataacaacatacattgatgttgtaTCAATGTGCTAGACTTTGTTCTTTCAGATTTTTTAAAATGCTCTATGCCATCTCGTGCACTAGCTAGTAGCACCATAAGTGTGGTTGCACCGtatacccctcccccccccccccccccacatatctTCATTATATGTCGTTAGCTCTGCCCGATTTTTGTTCTGATATTTTCTTTGTTTTCCtgtttgctatttttatttattttattttgtaattCATCTTTTTATTTTAATAGTTTTCCTTCTATTGTATTTTTCATTCtcgtttattattatttttcttaaaATGCCATactattttttctaaaaattaCACTTCCATCTTTTTTATAACGGGTGAACAATTTTCATAAGTACATGAATATGTATAAAATGCATGATTTTTATACAATACTTAAAAGCAGTGAAAAATAATGTAAATAATCCATTttaatgaacaatttttaaaaatgtaCTAACATTTAGTATAATGTGCGATTAAAAAAATGCATGAACATATCTCTAAGAGGTGTAAAAACTTTTGAAAGATACATCAATATGATCGATACATTTTTAACACATTTGAAATACATGAACATAATTTCTAATATCCGAACACTTTTTGTTACATGAGCATCTGAAAAAATGTGAATACTCAATTAGTTACCACGTTCTTTTTAAATAATTGTACACCTTTTTGCGAcagttattttgggatggagggagtatgaattTTGAAAATATGTAAACAATTTTTTCACTTCTGGATTTTTCTTTATTCTCTGTAGTTGGCGGGTAGGACAAAAATATATTGGGGGACATAGTTTCACATACACCTCTATAAGCagtaaaatataaaagaaaatatTCAGATTTTTTTAGTATATCTCTATTCCTATAAAAGcctgagttgatgatgatgatgtgcctgtcatctttcaccaatagtcgtcggatctagatctgacgcatacaaagcaATCTGctgtagttttgcaaaaagatgcccgcacttgtttccatatttacaaacaactccttgtctctgacaatcagccttatctctttCCCACCACATTCAGAAGGCCATGGAACAATCTGGTGTGATGGCTGCTGCCGGTGCCGTccaccccaatcttggtgttccatgcaatgcacggacatcttacTAGTATGGTCAAGTGTTCTACCCATGTGCAATTTT is a genomic window containing:
- the LOC123089631 gene encoding pollen allergen Phl p 1-like translates to MASSSSSVLLVAAVVAAVVCGAHGIPKVPPGPNITASPASYGNKWLDAKTTWYGKPTGAGPKDNGGACGYKEVDKAPFHGMTSCGNIPIFKDGRGCGSCFELKCTKPEACSGEPTMVTITDKNEEPIAPYHFDLSGHAFGSMAKKGEEQKLRDAGEVEIKFRRVKCKYPPGTKVNFHVEKSSNENYLALVIKFLQGDGDVVGVDIKQKGEDKWTELNESWGAVWRIDTPHKLIGPFSVRYTTEGGTKTVVEDVIPKGWKADTSYEAKGGY